The Hoplias malabaricus isolate fHopMal1 chromosome X2, fHopMal1.hap1, whole genome shotgun sequence genomic interval GCAAGGTTACAAGAGAGGTAAAATGCTTCTTTCCTGTATAGCGCTTCTTTGAAGTTCTTAAACAGGTTAAATTCTTGATTCTTGGAACCATAGGGGTATCCAATGAACTGGCCCATGTTTCCACCAGTTTAGATCGAACCAAGGATACTTCATCAGTGTTGCTGGGGTGCTGAATTAAATGCAGAACAGgatcattgtttattctttgtttacagtGGGTTCAGAACAGAGTGAAATATGATACATGTGAGTAATTGTTGCCAGAGAAAAGTAGTCAACGCACCTTGTGTTTCGCTAAACACagccccaaaaacacactttatataACGTGCTGGGCTCCACTGCATTATAAAAAGTTGAAGCTCTGTGCCCTTCCTGGAGTTTCTTTAGCTCATGGTTCATGCTGAAGCAccaactcttctttggttcctgCTGGGAACAGATTTTTCTGGTTCAAGAAACCAATTTATTTTGGTGGAAACATGTACAATGGTTCCAAAATAGGTTAGGTACCagttggtggaaaagtgcttatagacacacacacacacacacacacacacacacacacacacacacacacacacacacacacatatgctcaTTCACAAACAACCTCTCTCAATGAAAACCCATTATGTGAGATctgctttttaaataaagagcATTAATGAGTAAAGCGTTTTTGGTAATCACattgtttttttgcttttatgGTTTTGCAGTACTTTGTAACCAAACTTGGGTAATAATGAAAACAACGAATGTCAATAATAATCTAAATCTTAGTCCAAATTTTTGTCATTAACCCTGATAACTACTTAGAAAATATGATACTAATTTATAAAGAATGTATTTAGACTTAGTAGCTCTCTCCGTCTCACTCTCTTTCAGGATATCACTAGTTTGCTGCACACCATCTATGAAGTTGTGGATGCATCTGTGAACCACTCCCCCAGCAGCAGCAAAACACTCCGAGTCAAACTATCGGTCGCACCAGACGCCAGCCAACGATGGAGGAACTGCACTCAGAACAAtacaggtagagagagagacagagagacagagagagagagagagagagagatacctgACAACTATGTGTAGCCTTCAAAGCTGAATGGCTTTTGTACATCAGAGCAGCTTCTTACAACTCTCAAGCTGCGCTCTCTCGTCTTCTCCACTTTCATTTCAGCGTGAAAACTGTAAGATGGCTGCATTTAGCTTAATTTTGAGAATGGGTGACATGATGAACAAGAGCAATGAGGGTGGGAATGGGGAGGATGAAAAGAgaaagcgtgtgtgtgtttgtttatgagcTGTCATTTGAACTATTTATATGCATTGTGCGTTTGAAAGCGACAGTCTTTGAAAACAGAGGCAGTCTTCAAACTGCATCAGATCCCTCCACATTAATGAActcatgcttgtgtgtgtgtgtgtgtgtgtgtgtgtgtgtgtatttggctTTATATGAGCCCCCTCAGTCAAAAATAGAATAAATGAAGCATTGttgtttttcctcttttatAAATCTTCAAAGTGTTAAGCAGGGAACAAaggtttgtttctttctttggtGAGCCACTGTGactctatgtgtgtgtgcgcgcatgcatgtgtgtgtgatgctatGGAGCTCAGCACAGTTGCAGTTTTCTTTGATaatagcctctctctctctccctttctctctctctctctctctctctctctctctctcacacacacacacactctctcactctttctctctctcgttccctGATTCCTCAGACACACCCAATCCCAGAATCAAGGGAGAAAAGTGCTTTGAGGAGCCCAGAAGCTCGGAAAAGAAGTCCAGAGCCCTTCTGAGGTCAGGAGATTCACTATTATGCTAGTCCTGTCACAGTGAACTTTAGCTGACAGTGAATTGCCCTATAAACAATTGTGAATCTCGCATGAGTTTACTGAATACACATGTGGCCAGAATGACCACATGCTTGTTTcaacaacagaaataaaatgatCGTCCATGTGTACtactttaatttacaaaaacaatagAACTAAAGAACTGTATAAATGAAATAACTGCAGTCTTGTGTTTGTGTCAAGCTGTAAACATCCTGAGAGATTAAGATAGTTATCTTAATTgtattatgttttgtttatcaAGTAATCAGTAATTATACATTTAGAAATACAGTTTTAGAGCTATGAACAATAGCACTGTCCTTGATCTGTTGTTAATTCATGTGGTTGATTTAGTAGGCGTCACCACAGTGATCACCACACACAGCAAGGCTGCCAGAGGCACTGTGTGGATGAAAACCTGGAGAGGAGGAATCATTATTTGGATCTTGCAGGCATTGAGAACTACACCTCGCGCTTTGGAACAGGTTAGAGTGGTCATTTAAATGTGTAGTTTATATAATTGTGTTAAAGTTTGTGAAGGTCACTCTAAAGTATTCAACCAAACAAACATTTGTTCTTCCAGCTGCACCCACCACGGAGCCCCCCAAGGCAGACCAACACGCCTCTCGTTCTGCCAATCAAACGCGCTCCCGCTCCCACGAGCCTGAGAACGGCCACGCCTACCCACCTTCCTCCCACCACCGCCGCTCACACACCATTTCCACAGAAACGGCAGCCCTGCCGAACGGTCTGTGTCCCCGCCCCCGACCACTGGACTCTGTCCGTCAGACACACGGCATCCGCTCTCCCAAACCCCACCACCGCACCCCCACAGCGCAGGCCTCCTCCAGTAGAGTGATGAAGAGAGGAGCTCCACCTCCCCCTACCCTGCCTGTTCAAGCCGGACCTCACCAGATCTCGGGACCCTACCGTCGGCACAAGCAGCGGCCCAAGGACACCGGACCCTCGTCCCGGGCGCTGGGGCCGGCAGTGACCACTGGACCCGTGGTGGAGAAGGAGCAGGTGAGGGATCTGCCCAGCGTGGTGCTGTATGAAGGAGGCTTGGCACAGGTGGTGCAACGACAtgaacaccaccaccatcatgaGCACCATTACCATTATCACCACTTTTATCAGTCCTGACTGAGGGGCACCACCCGGGGGCCGGGGAACCCCAAGGCTCAGTGGAGGAATGAGTGAAGGAATTAAGCCCTCCCCACTGGGCTGGGATTACCAAGGCTGAGCCAAGACTGACGGACACTGGACACCAAGTGAAAGTGGCCAAATGTGGAgtcatgtgcaaaagtttgggcacggGTGTCAAATGACACGTTGACATtggttgattttctaagtgagaAAATAAGCGCATGTCCTCTAAGGAAAACACACTCCAGCACATTTTGATGGGCcattactgctgctgctgcaaaaaaagacaaaattagGATCATGTTAAACTCTGCAAATGAATAGTGCACTcgtatttaaagaaaaaaaaacttctgaGGATCTACACTTAGTAAATGGAATAATCATGTACAATGTGCGGAGGGGTTCAAACTTTTGCATACGACCATATTGCGGACAACCGAGTGAGTGCGTTTGAGTCCGTGTCATTCAACCTTCAGTCTTTTCAGTTGCTATTACGGCAAGAATTGTGAACAGAGTAGCAGGCTTGGAAAGGGCTATATCACTTCACTCCTTTTGCCCCTTGTCCTCCCTGTCCCTACTTTGTGTCCATGTGAAGCTGAGGCCCCTGCAAGGGTCACGACTGTTAAATGAAGGATTGTGATCTATGAAGGAAAGGAAAATGAGGTATTATCTCCTGTTTGAGGGCTGGCATGTCtg includes:
- the LOC136676838 gene encoding protein naked cuticle homolog 1-like isoform X1 translates to MGKLHSKHAAICKPRESPEGDSFVVNACLARKGLDDWLVKQKYYCTGSRLEQQDCHQKSTCRLSSRDPLDEACAEGISDENYRLEVALPPEKFDSCGVEEKMQEKEGAAATGLHKQLQFEELECAVSVEEDNRQEWTFTLYDFDNNGKVTREDITSLLHTIYEVVDASVNHSPSSSKTLRVKLSVAPDASQRWRNCTQNNTDTPNPRIKGEKCFEEPRSSEKKSRALLRRHHSDHHTQQGCQRHCVDENLERRNHYLDLAGIENYTSRFGTAAPTTEPPKADQHASRSANQTRSRSHEPENGHAYPPSSHHRRSHTISTETAALPNGLCPRPRPLDSVRQTHGIRSPKPHHRTPTAQASSSRVMKRGAPPPPTLPVQAGPHQISGPYRRHKQRPKDTGPSSRALGPAVTTGPVVEKEQVRDLPSVVLYEGGLAQVVQRHEHHHHHEHHYHYHHFYQS
- the LOC136676838 gene encoding protein naked cuticle homolog 1-like isoform X2, which translates into the protein MGKLHSKHAAICKPRESPEGDSFVVNACLARKGLDDWLVKQKYYCTGSRLEQQDCHQKSTCRLSSRDPLDEACAEGISDENYRLEVALPPEKFDSCGVEEKMQEKEGAAATGLHKQLQFEDITSLLHTIYEVVDASVNHSPSSSKTLRVKLSVAPDASQRWRNCTQNNTDTPNPRIKGEKCFEEPRSSEKKSRALLRRHHSDHHTQQGCQRHCVDENLERRNHYLDLAGIENYTSRFGTAAPTTEPPKADQHASRSANQTRSRSHEPENGHAYPPSSHHRRSHTISTETAALPNGLCPRPRPLDSVRQTHGIRSPKPHHRTPTAQASSSRVMKRGAPPPPTLPVQAGPHQISGPYRRHKQRPKDTGPSSRALGPAVTTGPVVEKEQVRDLPSVVLYEGGLAQVVQRHEHHHHHEHHYHYHHFYQS